Proteins from one Deinococcus actinosclerus genomic window:
- a CDS encoding AAA family ATPase, which yields MIPAVQELQAAFQARGYVADDALATALRLVVGLGKPLLLEGPAGVGKTEAAKTLADVLGTRLIRLQCYEGLDAQSALYEWNYARQLLHLRAAELRGEAAGDDDLYGETFLMPRPLLQAIREPRSAVLLIDEIDRADDAFEAFLLELLAEWQITVPELGTLAAVSRPHVILTSNRSRELSDALRRRCLYHWTEYPSRAQELHIVLSRLPGINETLARQVTDAVHALRALPLGKTPGVAETLDWASALVSLHADHLDAESLHATLGAVLKLREDQLLAAPTLQGVAAKAQARG from the coding sequence ATGATCCCGGCCGTACAGGAACTTCAGGCAGCGTTCCAGGCGCGCGGGTACGTGGCGGACGACGCCCTGGCGACGGCGCTGCGGCTGGTGGTGGGGCTGGGCAAGCCGCTGCTGCTGGAGGGTCCGGCGGGCGTCGGGAAGACCGAGGCGGCCAAGACCCTGGCGGACGTGCTGGGCACCCGCCTGATCCGGCTGCAGTGCTACGAGGGGCTGGACGCGCAGTCGGCGCTGTACGAGTGGAACTACGCGCGGCAGCTGCTGCACCTGCGCGCGGCCGAGCTGCGCGGCGAGGCCGCAGGGGACGACGACCTGTACGGCGAGACGTTCCTGATGCCGCGGCCCCTGCTGCAGGCGATCCGCGAGCCGAGATCGGCGGTGCTGCTCATCGACGAGATCGACCGCGCCGACGACGCCTTCGAGGCCTTCCTGCTGGAACTGCTCGCCGAGTGGCAGATCACCGTGCCGGAACTGGGCACCCTGGCGGCGGTCAGCCGGCCGCACGTGATCCTGACGAGCAACCGCTCGCGGGAACTGAGTGACGCGCTGCGCCGCCGCTGCCTGTACCACTGGACCGAGTACCCCAGCCGCGCGCAGGAACTGCACATCGTGCTGTCGCGCCTGCCGGGCATCAACGAGACGCTGGCGCGGCAGGTGACCGACGCCGTGCACGCGCTGCGCGCCCTGCCGCTGGGCAAGACGCCGGGCGTGGCCGAGACACTCGACTGGGCCTCGGCGCTGGTCAGCCTGCACGCCGACCACCTGGACGCCGAGTCGCTGCACGCGACGCTGGGCGCGGTCCTCAAGCTGCGCGAGGACCAGCTGCTGGCCGCGCCCACGTTGCAGGGGGTGGCGGCGAAGGCGCAGGCCCGTGGCTGA
- a CDS encoding SRPBCC family protein, with the protein MKLSYSGQEKVQAAPAAVWAFVQDPERVARCLPDVQEVVVHDQTHMDATVQVGVGMVRGKFKFKIEVLPDEAANRVNVKVQGGGLGSVVDLTAGANVVDNGDGTTTLDWTGDATMRGPVATVGGRLLDAQAQKLISKTFENMSANVSASAGTLA; encoded by the coding sequence ATGAAACTCAGTTACTCAGGTCAGGAGAAGGTGCAGGCGGCCCCCGCCGCCGTGTGGGCGTTCGTGCAGGACCCCGAGCGGGTCGCGCGCTGCCTGCCGGACGTGCAGGAGGTCGTCGTGCACGACCAGACGCACATGGACGCCACCGTGCAGGTGGGCGTCGGCATGGTGCGCGGCAAGTTCAAGTTCAAGATCGAGGTGCTGCCCGACGAGGCGGCGAACCGCGTGAACGTGAAGGTGCAGGGCGGCGGGCTGGGCAGCGTCGTGGACCTGACCGCCGGGGCGAACGTCGTGGACAACGGGGACGGCACGACCACCCTGGACTGGACCGGGGACGCCACCATGCGCGGCCCGGTCGCTACGGTGGGCGGGCGCCTGCTGGACGCGCAGGCGCAGAAGCTCATCTCGAAGACCTTCGAGAACATGAGCGCCAACGTGAGTGCTTCCGCGGGCACGCTGGCGTAG
- a CDS encoding nucleotidyltransferase family protein: protein MPPLPQAPVAGVLLAAGRSARMGRPKQLELLAGQPLVRHAAQALAEGGAAPLLCVVPPGEVGARIRAALAGLPFAFVVNPDPGRGLASSFRVAVDALPAGLAGAHFALADMPLLTGAHHAALLGAFRETGAPVVLAEYADPGAAPVRAPPHLLRADLLGAVAATPDADHGPRDLIRAHAAQAVTLTFAARLLLDVDTPAGLAQAEALLTAAGPVPPTS, encoded by the coding sequence ATGCCCCCACTTCCCCAGGCGCCGGTCGCGGGCGTGCTCCTCGCCGCCGGACGCAGCGCCCGCATGGGCCGCCCCAAGCAGCTCGAACTCCTGGCCGGTCAGCCGCTGGTCCGGCACGCCGCGCAGGCCCTCGCGGAGGGCGGCGCCGCGCCCCTGCTGTGCGTCGTGCCCCCCGGCGAGGTCGGGGCGAGGATCCGGGCGGCCCTGGCCGGACTGCCCTTCGCGTTCGTGGTGAATCCGGACCCCGGGCGCGGACTGGCGAGTTCCTTCCGCGTGGCGGTGGACGCGCTGCCCGCCGGGCTCGCGGGCGCCCATTTCGCGCTGGCGGACATGCCGCTGCTGACCGGCGCTCACCACGCCGCGCTGCTGGGCGCGTTCCGGGAGACGGGCGCCCCCGTCGTGCTGGCCGAATACGCCGACCCCGGCGCGGCGCCCGTCCGGGCGCCCCCGCACCTGCTGCGCGCCGACCTGCTGGGCGCCGTTGCCGCCACCCCGGACGCCGACCACGGCCCCCGCGACCTGATCCGCGCGCACGCCGCGCAGGCGGTCACGCTGACCTTTGCGGCTCGGCTGCTGCTCGACGTGGACACCCCGGCGGGGCTGGCGCAGGCCGAGGCGCTCCTGACAGCCGCTGGGCCTGTTCCGCCGACCAGCTGA
- a CDS encoding M24 family metallopeptidase — translation MAPNTAVNALQDGKRRQAQALLQDGEVWLIAARESGVRPEPALTLVAGVDVTWDSLFLLTRDEAVAIVGRFDADAVPPGWTVYGYDADLRDLLRAEVTRLGARRVLLNISEDDPLCDGLTAGLERRVRGWLAPASDLAGDDLPALEWGSAAPLLGQLRSVKTPAEHAAIRGAVNLAEAHLREMAAAARPGWTERDVAAFLHGLCRRDGAEPSWGWAACPNVHVGPDSRPSHAPPGDHALRPGALLHIDYGVRLSHGYCSDIQRVYRLPDGNPVPEEVQAAFRACWQAIQAGAAALRPGTPGYAVDAAARAALIAAGYPEYQHALGHGLGRATHDGGTLLGPRWPRYGQTVEGPVREDEVYTLELGVMVAGHGFIGLEEDVIVRDGPPEWLSARQDDLRDLTG, via the coding sequence ATGGCCCCCAACACGGCAGTGAACGCGCTTCAGGACGGGAAGCGGCGGCAGGCCCAGGCCCTGCTTCAGGACGGCGAGGTCTGGCTGATCGCGGCGCGCGAGTCCGGCGTGCGTCCGGAACCCGCCCTGACGCTCGTGGCGGGCGTGGACGTCACCTGGGACAGCCTCTTCCTGCTGACCCGGGATGAGGCCGTGGCGATCGTGGGCCGCTTCGACGCGGACGCCGTGCCGCCCGGCTGGACGGTGTACGGCTACGACGCCGACCTGCGCGATCTGCTGCGCGCCGAGGTGACGCGGCTGGGCGCGCGGCGCGTGCTGCTGAACATCAGCGAGGACGACCCGCTGTGCGACGGCCTGACGGCGGGTCTGGAGCGCCGCGTGCGCGGCTGGCTGGCCCCCGCCTCAGATCTTGCCGGTGACGACCTGCCCGCGCTGGAGTGGGGCAGCGCCGCGCCGCTGCTGGGCCAGCTCCGGTCGGTCAAGACCCCGGCGGAACACGCCGCGATCCGGGGGGCGGTGAACCTGGCCGAGGCGCACCTGCGCGAGATGGCGGCCGCCGCCCGCCCCGGCTGGACCGAGCGGGACGTCGCCGCGTTCCTGCACGGCCTGTGCCGCCGCGACGGCGCCGAGCCCTCCTGGGGCTGGGCCGCCTGCCCGAACGTGCATGTCGGCCCGGACAGCCGCCCCTCGCACGCGCCGCCCGGCGACCACGCCCTGCGCCCCGGCGCGCTGCTGCACATCGACTACGGCGTGCGGCTGAGCCACGGGTACTGCTCGGACATCCAGCGGGTGTACCGCCTGCCCGACGGAAACCCGGTCCCCGAGGAGGTGCAGGCCGCCTTCCGCGCGTGCTGGCAGGCCATCCAGGCGGGGGCGGCTGCCCTGCGCCCCGGCACGCCCGGCTACGCGGTGGACGCCGCCGCGCGCGCCGCCCTGATCGCCGCCGGGTACCCCGAGTACCAGCACGCGCTGGGTCACGGCCTGGGCCGCGCCACCCACGACGGCGGCACCCTGCTGGGTCCCCGCTGGCCCCGCTACGGGCAGACCGTCGAGGGACCCGTCCGCGAGGATGAGGTGTACACCCTGGAACTGGGCGTCATGGTCGCCGGGCACGGGTTCATCGGCCTGGAGGAGGACGTGATCGTCCGGGACGGGCCCCCGGAGTGGCTCTCGGCCCGGCAGGACGACCTGCGGGACCTGACCGGCTGA
- a CDS encoding metallophosphoesterase, which yields MTRQVLIIPDVHGRPDLLRAALHQYPDAHYLSLGDAIDRGPRSMPVVETLMELRRAGRATLLMGNHERMMQEGVKYYRQYLGTHDLGDYRRAMEGFQWWMRAGGETVRAELGGLTLEKFPPILEDYLSVLKRVVYVTADGEIHDQPPAHPSVLVSHAAPPVRHPQHPNPLSAALWLRPFEGPFPLPEGVTYSVHGHTPVPTPCRLGRHLYLDLGAYETGRLAVAEVNVHGLPGVTVLCGRGEPARGRKYARFGEPVPVTPVDLPGAPSR from the coding sequence GTGACCCGGCAGGTGCTGATCATCCCGGACGTGCACGGCCGCCCGGATCTGCTGCGCGCCGCGCTGCACCAGTACCCGGACGCGCACTACCTGTCCCTGGGGGACGCGATCGACCGCGGGCCGCGCTCCATGCCGGTCGTGGAGACCCTGATGGAGCTGCGCCGCGCCGGGCGCGCCACGCTGCTGATGGGCAACCACGAGCGCATGATGCAGGAGGGCGTGAAGTACTACCGCCAGTACCTGGGCACGCACGACCTGGGCGACTACCGCCGCGCCATGGAGGGCTTCCAGTGGTGGATGCGCGCCGGGGGCGAGACCGTGCGCGCCGAACTGGGGGGCCTGACGCTGGAGAAGTTCCCCCCCATCCTCGAGGACTACCTGAGCGTCCTCAAGCGCGTGGTGTACGTCACGGCCGACGGCGAGATCCACGACCAGCCGCCCGCGCACCCCAGCGTGCTCGTGTCGCACGCCGCGCCACCCGTGCGCCACCCGCAGCATCCCAACCCGCTGTCGGCGGCGCTGTGGCTGCGGCCCTTCGAGGGGCCCTTCCCGCTGCCCGAGGGCGTCACGTACTCGGTGCACGGGCACACGCCGGTGCCCACGCCCTGCCGCCTGGGCCGCCACCTGTACCTCGACCTGGGGGCCTACGAGACGGGCCGCCTGGCCGTCGCGGAGGTGAACGTGCACGGCCTGCCGGGCGTGACGGTGCTGTGCGGGCGCGGCGAACCCGCCCGGGGCCGCAAGTACGCCCGGTTCGGGGAGCCGGTGCCGGTCACGCCCGTCGACCTGCCGGGCGCCCCCAGCCGCTGA
- a CDS encoding metallophosphoesterase: MRSLLGGGTVAALAGGAAVAQGYRFGVTRHARTLAGLREPLRVAFLTDLHYGLYIGPGSVAAWVDGTNDLRADLVLLGGDLLDARMDELSPDLLRELRRLRAPLGVYSVWGNHDYGSFGRYGSRQYGEPRADWAARREQFRAGLAGVGVTTLRNEGRAVRGDLWLGGTDDLWFGPPDPAAALAGAGGRATLLVTHNPDVLPTLPGPAGLVLCGHTHGGQVRLPLLGAPVVPSRYGQRYAMGWVTGAHDTPAYVSRGLGLSGVPLRNLCEPEIALFLLSPA; encoded by the coding sequence GTGCGTTCCCTGCTGGGCGGCGGAACGGTCGCCGCGCTGGCGGGTGGGGCGGCGGTCGCGCAGGGCTACCGGTTCGGCGTGACCCGCCACGCCCGCACCCTGGCCGGGCTGCGCGAGCCGCTGCGGGTGGCGTTCCTGACGGACCTGCACTACGGGCTGTACATCGGGCCCGGCAGTGTGGCCGCGTGGGTGGACGGCACGAACGACCTGCGCGCCGACCTGGTCCTGCTGGGCGGTGACCTGCTCGACGCCCGGATGGACGAGCTGTCACCGGACCTGCTGCGTGAACTGCGCCGGCTGCGCGCGCCGCTGGGCGTGTACTCGGTGTGGGGCAATCACGACTACGGCAGTTTCGGGCGGTACGGCAGCCGGCAGTACGGCGAGCCCCGCGCGGACTGGGCGGCGCGGCGCGAGCAGTTCAGGGCGGGTCTGGCCGGGGTGGGGGTGACCACGCTGCGCAACGAGGGCCGCGCCGTGCGGGGCGACCTCTGGCTGGGCGGCACGGATGACCTGTGGTTCGGGCCGCCGGACCCGGCGGCGGCGCTGGCGGGAGCGGGCGGGCGGGCCACGCTGCTCGTCACGCACAATCCGGACGTGCTGCCCACCCTGCCGGGGCCGGCGGGGCTGGTGCTGTGCGGGCACACGCACGGCGGTCAGGTGCGTCTGCCGCTGCTGGGCGCGCCGGTGGTGCCCAGCCGCTACGGGCAGCGGTACGCGATGGGCTGGGTCACGGGCGCCCATGACACGCCCGCGTACGTGAGCCGGGGCCTGGGGCTCAGCGGGGTGCCGCTGCGCAACCTGTGCGAACCGGAAATCGCCCTCTTCCTGCTCTCGCCGGCCTGA